The Acanthopagrus latus isolate v.2019 chromosome 1, fAcaLat1.1, whole genome shotgun sequence genomic interval GGAGGTCACCTCGACGGAGGCGATGTCCACCGGCTTCAAGAAGGTATTCATGGTTTCAGTGGTGAAGTACGGGCTAGACCAGCTCTGGAGGATTAATTGCGAGAGAAATGATTagatttaaagttaaaaacacaaacacttagaAGGTTGTAAAGTTgcatttaactgtgtgtgtgtgtgtgtgtgtgtgtgtgtgtgtctcctctgctgctaaATGATCATAAAGGTTGTGTGTCTTTGACAGATTAGTCATCTGTCTAGTTTAAACGCCTACGTAAGCCGTGCATCCTACTGTTTTGTGTCAGGTTGAGCTTGACCTTTTTCAGTATGCACTGCTATCTGTAACACCTTACAAGAACCATGAGTCAAATGAGTACGTGCTATCACTACCAGGGTGTGGTGAGAGTGATGAAGCTACAGATGTTtactcctcatcctcatcactgcAGTTCCGTTAAactttgacagacaggaagttgcTGTTAGGGATTTTCTGGAGAGGAAGTTGACCTTCAAGCAGCTAAAATACTTTTCATGAAGTCTGTGGACACCAAACCAAAGTTAAAAGAAGCCTGGATGTTGGGCTAACGTACCACAATAATTTGATTCTatgcatctattttttttccattctgcaGTTGAAAGatcttgaaaaatgaaaaaggccaACGTCTGCACCCCTGAAGCTTCTTGTCAGTTGTTCCGCCTTTTTTGTGACTATTTCACCGTATCACACATGTGCCTAAGTTATTGCTGGCAGCTAGTTCGGCACAGTATAAGTTTATGTAGCACAGCGCTGCTCGGTTGGTGCTGTAGCAGTGCcgggtcaggcatgtgtgagctgaccaatcagagcagactgggtattcaggtAACATCATAAAAGTGGGTGATATAGAACTATAGTAAGTCAAATGTGGTTTTCAGAAATTGAAAACTAGTTGAAAAATCAAAGATTCTTTGTTTAACGCTTCAACTATTTAATGAAGATATGTTCATATATAAATGTAAGTTATATAGAGGCATCAATATTGAATTGAGACcatttcataaccagttaaaactCAGTGTAGTATGTTCAAACAAGTTGTGACGAAGAGTTTTCATGAGCTCACCTTGGGATTCGGATCCTTCAGGAAGGAATCCTGCGGTTTTGGTATCTGGCCTCTGATTGACTTTATTACTATGTAAATCctaaaacacagagggaaaaacGTACTCTCtttaacaaaaagacaaattgtTCCACCTCGAGTGACATTATGTGTCTTTGTGGGCGTGTCTGCTTACCAGGTGGTTTTGTCAGTCTTGAAGAGTACGAGCAACAAGGCCAACCCTACCAGGCTTGCAAGAGTGCCGAAAACACCCCGAACAACATCTGGAGAAGACAAGACAGagatttttacttcatttttatctcttacatattgctcctttatCATGCTGTATCAATAAAATTTCCACTACTGGGATTCAAGACATTTGTAACAATCTTTCTCTCCGCTGACTGCATTTGTTAAACCAAACCAATTAGCTTTGTTCGTGTCTGGTAACCCGTACCTGAGGGTGATGCTATTGGTTTTGCTCTTCCAAAGGTTGAGTCCCACGTTGTTTTTTCGCTCCACTCACTCCAGGTTGACAAATACTTTAATTCATCATCGGACTTCACTCGAACACGTGCCTCGTAACTCGCGCCTTGGATCAGCTCCTCAGGTTCATCCATGTCGGTTGTGCAGTTGCACAACGGCATGCCACGGCAGGACCATTTAcaagacttttgttttgtcttcacagAGGGATCCTGACGAGGAACAAACAAATGCAGGCATGTTTAATTGGctggttttcatttctttggcTTGGATTTttcctgcagccacacagcaaCTGATATAACAATCTCTCTCACAGTCTCTCTGAGGACAGAAACATCGGCCACGCAGGACGTGAAGGCAAAATGTCAACACTTGGACCAAGTAACGAATGTCAGTCAATTAGGGGATAGTGAGCTAATCAGAGCATTTTCATGACCAAACTAGTAAACATGCTAAAGTGGAGGCAGGCTACAACACTGCTGTGTTCAGGTGACACACTCCAGAGCACAACAATGCATAACATCGATCTTGTGACGTTTGAAGTGTTGGCGACGCATATGTGTAATCGCGTagactgtgtttctgtctttcttcagcacacacacacacacacacacacacacacacacactcatttatgCTGGTAACATAGACAGAAAATATCTACGCACACTCCAGGACTTGTCCGCTTCTTTCCACTGCACTTCACAGCGATAATTACAAAATTTCCTCTTGTAGAGTTGAGGGGACCAGGAGAAGGTGGTATTGTCGATAAACAGTTTTGGTGGAGGATCCAGCTTTACTGCAATAGCAGAAAAACATAGTTTGTCTTAGTTCTTCGCTCTGACCTGCTCACAAGTTAAGTCAGGGTAGAGGTGATAGATATCTATTTCTACTCACTGTGACAAGCAGGCCGGTAGAACAGACTTTTCTCCTCAGGGACACAGCTCAGTTTTATGGACAGCACGTCGTAGCTCAGAAACTGGGgacagtttaaatgtttaaatgaaagaCCTTTAAATGTCATGATGTTATTTGTTTTGGCATCAAAAGTGATGATCTGCTGGACAGTTACATTCTGTGATGCCCAGATTAAAAGTTAATCTTCAGTGCTCGTCACAAAACCAAAGGACAAATGACATAACGTGGTTTCTCAGACTTAccatattattatatttgaaGACCATGGAGCACTTCCTTAGCGTTGGTGTGGAGACGTCAACAGGCTCAAGTTTACAGGAACTGTTGAATGTATAGTCCCTGTAAGACGATCATTTCATGCTCATTTCACTTAGGGTACATAGTAaccgtgtgtgtatgtactgtatggaCACTTCTGTCcagcttttcttttaaaatggcaGTCCTTACTGGTCTGGCACCACTCTTTTGGCATCTATCGTGCACTCAGTGTCTGCATGGTCAGATGCAAACGTGCTGTTCCACGAACAAGTGACGACCTTCGAGTAGTCATTGTAGCAGGTGAGACCTGCAAGAGAAATAACGGAGACAGGGTTGAAATCAAGAGCTTTTTATCgactgaaaaaaatcagttatgCTACACACtctaaaaaaatgtcaagtcaagtcatcaAACGCTCACTAACCATTGACTGGTTGGGTGGGACAATCGCTCGTCTGCGctgagagaagagggagagccAGAAGCAGAAACAGGTGAAGGGTTTTCTTAATTCCCTCCATTTATCCAGTCATCAATCTTCCTTTTCTTGGGATCTCAAAACCAGTGGGAATGTTGGCTTCTGATGCTGGGTGATTATTTCGTGGCGGGGGTGGGGGTTTGATGAATCGTTCTTTGCTCCAGGGTGTAAGTcactgcttcctcctccttctcatcctgTGCAGATGaacaaagagaggcagagggggtGACACTTTGCACTCctaaaccacaaacacagcaggagacgGCGACAGGTGatcggaagaaaaaaaacaaaaaacagaaatagaaatgtttCAGATCCTGCCTGGGTTTCTGTGATCTGGTTCCACTTTCATACACCAATAAAACACCTGCTGGGATGTGTCATTTGTCACAGCATGGTGCATTGATTGGGCCATACTGTATCATGTTTCACCTCCTTGCAAAACCACTAATCATATAAGACGATGTTGAAAGTGGGGATCCTGCGGCTCACCTGTAGTGAGTGATGACCTTTTAACAGAGGCTGAATTCTTACTGAAGCTTTTGCTGCATGTcttattatgtgtttttcttgaagattttaaatgtatattaaagGATTTATGAACCCTGACAAGGCATTGTTCTCTCGGCAGCTGCAAAAAGCATAGTCAGCTTTTTATAAAATTAATAATAGTGTATTTAATAATcttattaaagcaacaaaaaggcTAAGTGGTTCAACACTGGCATGATATCTTTGTCAAACATCTATCATTAATGATTATTAGGAACTTTTTATTAATGTTCTTAGGCAGTCAATTAACCATTAACAAGTTTCTTACAAGTGCTTAGAAATGTTGTATAATCTAAAAATATATGTGTTCATTAATGTTTATATAGTGTCgttgaaaatgtgagaaaaggtttgaaaaaaagtttgttttttaccagctgctgcagcacgtGGGAAGAATTGCCTGCAAATTATCAAAAAACCACTAGACCTTTGACTAGACCTTTGCCAGAGGGATGCCAGAGTACCACTTTTTCAAATTCTGCACATAAGCAGCCTCAAAGAGACTGAAAACTTTCTCGTCTTAGGAGGGAATTTTACTATTGAGTGCAGCCGGGGGATAGACAGCTTCACCAACTTCTTCACCTGATGCAGCCAAACAAGGaccaaaatggaaaaaacatctTGTAATTCCCAAAAATCTGTACTTGCGCACCACTGAGCGCTGTTAATGAGCCAAACAAGAAccaaaatggaagaaaaacatcttGGACTTTTAGCCTAATTCAGTTTAAAGATCAGTTGCATCAGTTGATTAATAAACCACAGCCTGTTTCATGAGCTGTGGGTGTAAAAAGCCCTGCATACCAAATAACTGCTGGTGAAACTGAACAACCTTTGCCAAAGTATTTTTCATCGTGTGCtttgcagacacacagtcagaccTGCATGTCATTAAAAATAGGGAAATAACCCATCATTTAGTGAGAGAAGCTGCCTACAGGTATCACATCCTGTCTCAGCCACCCCACCTGATGCAGTCCTAACAGAGCAGTCGTTGTATATGTCAGGCACTGATGAGCTTAATATTAGAGGACGAGCAGAAAATGTGCGTCTTACCTGTTGGCGAGTCTGCTCGGCATCTGCTCCAGAGCTCCTGCTGTCATTCAATTCACCGCCCTGCGAAAGAGCATCAGCCAAATAAGGCTTTTTTTGTcttggaaatggaaaaaaaaaaaaaaaaaactgacagcagaTAATGATCTCTGAAGGTCACTACTCAGAAGTTTGATCTCAGTTCAAGATCAATCCTGTAAGTCCTCTCTCGGTTTTAATCCACCCCCGCTACCCGCTAGCTCAACaagtgtgataaaaaaaaaagaggcatcCTCTTCAAGTTTTTGTGGTTAAGAGTCTTTCGCACCTcaagcagcttcctctgctATTTTCCATCAGTTAATCGATGAGGGCTTATTTTAATGGTActacctgctgtgtgtttctatgACTACAATCTGATGGACGATTGAGTCCTACCTTGCACAGGTGGAGACTGGCTACTGCAGCGTTGATGCTGCAGTTTTAAACCCCTGCACAAGTTCATGGTTTGACCTCTTtaacttaacacacacacacacacgcacacacacacacacacacacagtatggtGTTTGTGTTACATCTTGAGATGtgtgtctcttctctttttttccatgttcACCCTTCTCAGTTGATACTTCATGAACTTTTGCTGCTTTTGCATATGAACCACAACTGACATTTAAACTCCGtcaaaaacaggatgaaatatcaaaatgtgtgtgtgcgtgtgtgtgtgcgtgcaggtaCGATTTGTGGCTTGGTTATTATAGCCCAGCGCAGAGTCGACCCACAAACACCCACAGCCCTAGATACAAATACTTTCACTCTGCACAGCGACACCTTTCAGAGGGTATTTAACAGCTTCTTATATTTGCTAGAAAACGTTTACACAAAGGAAAACTTCTGCTTTTTGCAGTGCAAACACAGCATGGGGGAAGTTCATGCCGACACCATGGTCAACTGTTTGTGTAGTTTTATAAAGGTCAGgccgtgttgttttttttttctttcttttttctaaaaaaacaaattttccATTATTGTGACAGGTGCACTTCCTGCCAACGACACCTCCTGTTCTTAAAACGGCATTAATCAGATTTCGGCGCATGTTCTCAGAAGTCGTGATCATTAACTTGTTATCAGTGAGGGAATCAAAAAGCTGAAGTGTATCTTCTGCGTGACAGCCGGtaatcggggggggggggtgttgacACAAGTCTCTTTTCTGCTTTGGCTATTTCCTGTGCCTCTTTGGGTTTTTCTCACTTGTTGACAAAAAAGAGACGAAAAGGGAAGATGAACTGACTTGACCTGCTTTACTTCACAGTATAAAGCAGTATTAGATCCACCATGTTCCAGCTTCTGCTTGTGAGGTCTAAGGGTTTAAACCAGGGGCGTCTAAACTTTagagagcaaaaaacaaaactcattggTGGCTACAGACTAAAAACAGCCACCTATTTCACTGTATTCTCATCAGGTTGCAAAAGTTGCAGGTTGCGAGGATCCTAGCTGGATTCTAGCTGGTATCCGTAGCTGTCCATGTCCCACCGTCACCGGTCTAGGTACCAGAACTGGAGGATCTTGCTCTCTGCACCTTGCCAAGCAGACAAGCCTCTTTATGGACTTCTTGGTTCTGACTGGATGAAGCGGGCAGCGATGCCAGAGTTTGTTCTTGTAGGGGGAAGAAAGACATGatcccacactcac includes:
- the LOC119028782 gene encoding uncharacterized protein LOC119028782, producing MEGIKKTLHLFLLLALPLLSAQTSDCPTQPVNGLTCYNDYSKVVTCSWNSTFASDHADTECTIDAKRVVPDQDYTFNSSCKLEPVDVSTPTLRKCSMVFKYNNMFLSYDVLSIKLSCVPEEKSLFYRPACHIKLDPPPKLFIDNTTFSWSPQLYKRKFCNYRCEVQWKEADKSWSDPSVKTKQKSCKWSCRGMPLCNCTTDMDEPEELIQGASYEARVRVKSDDELKYLSTWSEWSEKTTWDSTFGRAKPIASPSDVVRGVFGTLASLVGLALLLVLFKTDKTTWIYIVIKSIRGQIPKPQDSFLKDPNPKSWSSPYFTTETMNTFLKPVDIASVEVTSAADAVVQISPEAALQEKMRVESSYESTSSSFSNPSYSQLSPPLVPVSLLTTGNLKPCDADTPYGPVSSQGEGRKAEEDKDDESGEEIRKLLCGGNSNNEPMPVISDYEKVEKPQLERFRLQSLDSGVCSGEEVSQESLEVDSINVSDEDPEGKEEETQGQDRKEADFQKLLEGIGGVFDKGSIQVCSGYEQVQRPQGDKPELNSLDSAISSGDEEQASQEESLEEAVQTTESTSLLFSPPLHSSTLACSLPSFTPLPLNFSAAALSPDLGPLPIHILGRMALMSASRPVEPSGDGYMPVRQEQN